Proteins from a genomic interval of Natator depressus isolate rNatDep1 chromosome 20, rNatDep2.hap1, whole genome shotgun sequence:
- the CNPY2 gene encoding protein canopy homolog 2, with product MNGWVSHTLCLSVILVSLLNSVLAWSSQDLHCGACRALVDELEWEISQVDPKKTIQMGSFRINPDGSQSVVEVPYARSEAHLTELLERVCEKMKEYGEKVDPSTHRKSYVRVISHDGTKMDLSETKMDGDVTSRLKFACESIAEEYEDELIEFFSHETDNVKDRLCSKRTDLCDHALNIPHDEL from the exons ATGAATGGCTGGGTTTCTCACACGCTCTGCCTGTCCGTCATCCTGGTGTCCCTGTTGAACAGTGTCCTTGCTTGGAGTAGTCAGGATCTCCATTGTGGAG CTTGTCGGGCCCTGGTGGACGAGCTGGAGTGGGAGATCTCCCAGGTGGATCCCAAGAAAACCATCCAGATGGGGTCGTTCCGTATCAACCCAGACGGCAGCCAGTCGGTCGTGGAG GTGCCCTACGCCAGATCCGAAGCTCACCTGACGGAGCTGCTGGAGCGGGTCTGTGAGAAGATGAAAGAGTATGGGGAGAAGGTGGATCCCTCCACCCACCGGAAAAGCTACGTCCGCGTGATCTCCCATGACGGGACCAAGATGGACCTTTCTGAGACCAAAATGGACGGGGATGTGACGTCCCGCCTGAAGTTTGCG TGCGAGAGCATCGCCGAGGAGTATGAAGATGAGCTCATTGAATTCTTCTCCCATGAAACTGACAACGTCAAGGATCGGCTCTGCAGCAAACGGACCG ATCTGTGCGACCATGCCCTGAACATCCCCCACGATGAGCTGTGA